A window of the Gossypium hirsutum isolate 1008001.06 chromosome A05, Gossypium_hirsutum_v2.1, whole genome shotgun sequence genome harbors these coding sequences:
- the LOC107957751 gene encoding uncharacterized protein, which produces MISFQAPLSPSDMIGKTIPEFDNSSKKRKLEEDSQGDHEETSEKRSKAKSIKSVFDMELHLETPLPLEWQRCLDIQSGQIHFYNTRTHTRTSKDPRRSPEPPSPVHMSLDLELNLPCDSSVRKVDATDHQLFNKHNSIGPTRAGSVDKKINSSGGLTRNLSWLAVEENDQQEQEMVATVCMRCHMLVMLCKSSPACPNCKFMHPPDQGPPKLFKQGLSLLC; this is translated from the exons ATGATTTCCTTTCAAGCCCCCCTCTCCCCTTCAGATATGATCGGAAAGACAATCCCAGAGTTCGACAATTCCTCCAAGAAGAGAAAGTTGGAAGAAGATTCACAAGGTGATCATGAAGAAACTTCTGAGAAGCGATCTAAAGCTAAAAGCATAAAATCGGTGTTCGATATGGAGCTACACCTCGAGACTCCATTACCTTTGGAGTGGCAAAGATGTTTAGACATTCAG TCAGGGCAGATACACTTTTACAATACAAGGACCCATACGAGAACATCAAAGGATCCAAGGAGAAGCCCTGAACCCCCAAGCCCCGTTCACATGAGCTTAGACCTTGAGCTAAACCTACCATGCGATTCATCAGTAAGGAAAGTTGATGCAACAGATCACCAATTATTCAACAAGCACAACTCCATCGGCCCCACGAGGGCCGGTTCAGTTGATAAGAAGATCAACTCATCGGGAGGATTAACTCGCAACCTTTCGTGGTTGGCAGTGGAGGAGAATGATCAGCAAGAGCAAGAGATGGTAGCAACAGTGTGCATGAGATGCCACATGTTGGTGATGCTTTGCAAGTCATCACCTGCATGCCCTAACTGCAAATTCATGCACCCACCAGACCAAGGCCCTCCGAAACTATTCAAGCAGGGGCTTAGCCTCTTGTGCTAG